The DNA segment CATCCATGCGATAATCAGCGCCATAATGAGAACGCCGATTATATGACGGTACCGATGCGCTCGGGAAGAGGGGAAAGCCTGCGGGTTAGCCGGTTCGTATCGCCGATATACCACGCTTGCCTATAACGACTCCGCCCATTCCTCGAAATCCGGGTGGCGGGACTTGCCCTTCTCCCACAGCGGCTCGGGATCGTCCACAGGGTCGAGGCCGAACTTCGAGTTGAGCCATGCCCGGTACTCGTCATTCTCCCCCCGCTGCTCCTCCTCGTAACCGGTGAATTCCCCGTCGAACGGGATATAGTCGCGGTTGGCGGTCAGCATTACAAGGTAATCGGCGAGATTGTCCGCGATCACGGTCGAGCCCACGCCCTCGGAGGAAAGAAATATCACGGGGGCGTTATCGGGAGTCATCCCGTCCTCGTAGAGCCAGAATCCCACGAGCGACCCGGCGCCGTCAATCCCGAACGGGAGTACTTTAGAATAACCCTCCTCGATATCCCCGAACCAGTCGTGCGCGGTATGTTCCTCGTCCGCCTGAATCTCGATGCTGCCCGCGAAAAAGTAGGGATTATTATCCCAGAAATCGCAAAGCTCCTTCAGCATATCCGGGACTACATACTTCCCGAAGGACTTTTTTAAAGCCTTATAAGTGTCTCCCATAGGCGCTCCCGCACGAGGTTTTTTCAGGGTAAGAGGTTTTTAATTGGAAAAATTTTATTGAATATCGATATTTTAAAGCGTTTGGAAAAAAGAATCAATAGCAAATATGTGATTAATATTTAATAAAATTCCGTTCTATTATGATAAATATACCGGGTAAACATTGCATTCAAAGGGGTTTCGCTCCGGTTTCGGGGGATATTTTTGCGTTATTTCACGGTTTATA comes from the Brevinematales bacterium genome and includes:
- a CDS encoding SMI1/KNR4 family protein; translation: MGDTYKALKKSFGKYVVPDMLKELCDFWDNNPYFFAGSIEIQADEEHTAHDWFGDIEEGYSKVLPFGIDGAGSLVGFWLYEDGMTPDNAPVIFLSSEGVGSTVIADNLADYLVMLTANRDYIPFDGEFTGYEEEQRGENDEYRAWLNSKFGLDPVDDPEPLWEKGKSRHPDFEEWAESL